AAGCCGGAAGGTGAAGTCTGTACGCGTTCTGACCCTGAAGGGCGCCGTACCGTGTTTCACAGTTTGCCTCGACTCAAGGGCGAGCGTTGGATCTGTATTGGTCGTCTCGATATCAATACTGCGGGTTTGTTATTGTTTACCACCGATGGCGAGTTGGCTAACCGTTTGATGCACCCCTCTTTTTCGGTTGAGCGTGAATACGCTGTCAGGGTGATGGGGGAAGTGACACCGGAAATGACCAAGCAGATGTTTGAGGGGGTTGAGCTTGATGATGGTCCGGCCCGTTTCACGGATATCGTCGACTCCGGTGGAGAAGGGATTAATCATTGGTTCCATGTGGTGCTGATGGAAGGTCGCAACCGTGAAGTGCGCCGCTTGTGGGAGTCTCAGGGAGTAACCGTTAGTCGGCTGAAACGTGTGCGCTACGGAAATGTTTTTATTCCTAGCGAAGTGAAAGCGGGGCAGTGGTGTGAGCTGGAGCAAAAGGAGGTAGACAGTCTGGCCAAGTCAGTCGATCTGCCTTCGCGGAAAGTGAAAAAACTCAGTGCCGATCGTCACCAGCAGCAGCGTGCCAAGCGCAAAAATGCCGCGGT
This DNA window, taken from Aestuariirhabdus haliotis, encodes the following:
- the rluB gene encoding 23S rRNA pseudouridine(2605) synthase RluB, with the translated sequence MSTSRVDDNTAGEKLQKVLARAGVGSRREMERWIDEGRVQVNGDRAKLGCRVTPRDQIQVDGKQLKTEEVEGSRRVLLYNKPEGEVCTRSDPEGRRTVFHSLPRLKGERWICIGRLDINTAGLLLFTTDGELANRLMHPSFSVEREYAVRVMGEVTPEMTKQMFEGVELDDGPARFTDIVDSGGEGINHWFHVVLMEGRNREVRRLWESQGVTVSRLKRVRYGNVFIPSEVKAGQWCELEQKEVDSLAKSVDLPSRKVKKLSADRHQQQRAKRKNAAVSRTRKR